From the Candidatus Auribacterota bacterium genome, one window contains:
- a CDS encoding glycosyltransferase family 4 protein, producing the protein MRTRKIAFVVPRYGVESAGGAEALVQSVAERLAAAGNSVSVLTTCARDHFTWANHFRPGREALNGVEVCRFPTDPRDAGGEFCALQERIARGMPISRDEEETWIRGSVHSRPLYDSIAARRDEFDCFIFIPYLFGTTWAGSAVAPEKSLIIPCLHDEPYARLTLFREMFSQVRGLIFNSEPERALGVSLFGLASEKSAVAGMGFVAMDQYRPERFRKKLGIKGPFIMYAGRREQGKNTPLLVEYFRAFINQHRNELKLVLLGTGEVMIPQELSRDALDLGYVSEELKHDGYAASLALCQPSTNESLSIVLMEAWLAGAPGLVHADCAVTSFHCVQANGGLLFRDYCEFAECILYLMEKHGLRERLAAGGRRYVETEYSWGAVIKRYDEAFDRFGV; encoded by the coding sequence ATGCGCACACGTAAAATTGCTTTTGTCGTACCTCGGTATGGCGTTGAGTCCGCGGGAGGCGCAGAGGCGCTCGTGCAGAGCGTGGCCGAGCGACTCGCGGCGGCCGGGAATAGTGTCTCCGTGCTCACGACCTGTGCGCGCGACCACTTCACCTGGGCCAACCACTTCCGGCCGGGCAGGGAGGCGCTGAATGGCGTCGAGGTCTGCCGCTTCCCGACCGACCCGCGCGACGCCGGCGGGGAGTTCTGCGCGCTCCAGGAGAGGATCGCGCGCGGCATGCCAATCAGCCGGGATGAGGAGGAAACGTGGATCCGCGGGAGCGTGCACAGCCGCCCCCTCTACGACTCCATCGCCGCACGCCGCGACGAGTTCGACTGTTTCATCTTCATCCCCTACCTCTTCGGCACGACCTGGGCCGGCAGCGCCGTCGCACCGGAGAAATCACTCATCATCCCCTGCCTGCACGACGAACCCTACGCGCGCCTCACTCTATTCAGGGAGATGTTCTCACAAGTCCGCGGTCTCATATTCAACAGCGAACCCGAGCGTGCCCTTGGCGTGAGCCTCTTCGGCCTCGCGTCGGAAAAGAGTGCCGTCGCAGGCATGGGGTTTGTCGCCATGGACCAGTACCGCCCCGAGCGCTTCCGGAAAAAGCTCGGAATCAAAGGGCCCTTCATCATGTACGCCGGGCGGCGGGAGCAGGGCAAGAACACGCCGCTCCTCGTGGAATACTTTCGCGCATTTATAAACCAGCATCGGAATGAACTCAAACTCGTGCTCCTCGGGACGGGCGAGGTGATGATCCCCCAAGAACTCTCGAGGGACGCGCTCGATCTCGGCTACGTCAGCGAAGAGCTCAAACACGACGGCTACGCCGCCAGCCTCGCGCTCTGCCAGCCCTCCACAAATGAGAGCCTGTCCATCGTCCTCATGGAGGCATGGCTCGCCGGCGCTCCCGGCCTGGTGCACGCCGACTGCGCCGTCACCTCTTTTCACTGCGTGCAGGCCAACGGCGGGTTGCTCTTCCGGGACTACTGCGAGTTTGCGGAGTGCATCCTCTACCTCATGGAGAAGCATGGACTCCGGGAGCGTCTCGCCGCGGGGGGCAGGCGCTACGTGGAAACAGAGTACTCGTGGGGCGCAGTTATAAAGCGCTACGACGAGGCATTCGATCGCTTCGGAGTATAA